The Chelmon rostratus isolate fCheRos1 chromosome 9, fCheRos1.pri, whole genome shotgun sequence sequence ATGATGTATTTTGTTGCACAGGACAACACAGTGTATTTATCACAGTAAAACCTAAACCTAAGGGTTTTCATGCCTATTATATTACAGTTCTATACTATATACCGATTGTATTTGCCATAGTTATGGAGTTTGGTGTGCAATAGCGGTCCTCGTTTCTTTGTGTATACTGTCTGTTCATTTCTTCATTATTCTCTTTTTAAACACATGGGGAAAGAACAAttgaacaaaacagaaactaaatatGCAAAAATCTGACCTACTTATGAAGTAGAATTAAGTATAATTATATAGGCAATTAAATCTGAACTAAAAATATGCCATGCTGAAGAAACACAATCCTGTTGTGGATTGGAAATTCATAGTTTTAAGCTTAGACTCATGCTTGTGCATGATTAAATAAGATAAAAGTATATTATTCAACCCGGATTGTTTCAAGCACACAATTTTGTCCATGCACAggctttgttaaaaaaaaaaaataataaatgtccAGTTTATAGTCGTGTAATGATCTCATTTTCTAATTCTGATTGATCAGAAATTAGTAATTTGGTTTTCAGTTTTAAGAAAACATGATATTCAAATACTTTAGATTTACAAATATAGGAGATGATGTTAATAAGGACTCAAAATACTTACAATGAAGAACATAAGGGCACAAGAGGACCAGGCAAGGCCCACAAAATAACCATCACTGCCAAACACTAAGCCACACAACATTGTGAAGATCATCCTACAGGAGAggcagaacattttttttttaatatttcatactACCTAAACATGAATTTATAATGCAGCTGACATGGACCAACTTATATTTAAAATCATTATTCATGACAATTTAGTTATAATACACAAAAAGTTACAGATTTGGTCTAAAACGATCACACTGATTTGCTTTGTGAATGCACTTTGCTTATGCACATTAGCGTAACTTGATATTTACCCAACATATTTGTATCCACTGTAGGCAATAAGGTCAAAGGTTGACAGATCGCTGTGTACTGTCAGCAGGTACAAACTGAACAACATCACCAAGACCTCGATGATGACCCACACAAGGGCAGTGCTGGCACACAGTCCAAGAACCTCTGGACTGAACCtttacacaaagacaatatacaCTAATTAACTTATCAGTAACTGTGAGTcataaaataaattacatgGGGAAGAATGACTCACCTTTGTTGAATGCCAAGGGCCATTCCAGCAAGTAAAATGTAGGTTATGAAAGCCATTGCTAAAAGACAAAAGTACACATAACACGTCATACAGGATCCTAACATGTTCTTCTATTGATAATTGTGTATCTATAGGAAACTTACTTGGTATGTAAAGATCAGGTGCATTCACATCCTGTCTTGGAGTCAGTGGAGTGTCCCGATGGTAACGAACTTCCCAATCCTTTCGAGAACCCACACAAAAAAAGTATGaatcatcaatcatcatcatcatcatcatcatcatcatcagtgttatATGCAAATGATGCTTGGTGCTATTTTTCCAACTGAAGGGTCTATTGCTTTGCTCACATTAAACAATGACATGACTTAGACAATCACTATATGAAAGTTAATTTAAATTTGGTAAGATTATAGATAAACAAGGGGTAACAGCAGTGTTAGATGATCCTCTGAATAAGAatgaagaaaatacagaatGAAATATTACACTAAAGCCAATTAGCATGTTCTGGGCCAGTGCAAGAGAGCTGTCTTCTTTagtttggctttttgtttgtttgtttaactcCTTGCTACCTTGCTAGCAATAGTCTATATTTTTGTTGGTGTCAACAAATTCcattaaaagaataaaaccaaGAAAGTGTCTGTTTCTTAATTCTTTCCAACTTCTGTACCCTGTGTTAGCCAGAAGCCCATTTCTTCTAACTGAAAGTGTGAATCTTAAAAAACAGGTCCAAAATGTATAGtttacaaaacactgaataataataaaaaatcaagAGCACTGAAGATTTTTAGCGAatattactcaaacaggagttaATACTTTGTTGGGGACTAATCCTTTGGTCATTTTATAGTATTTGTCGACAATAAGAAAAGTATAGACTATTACCTGCCTTGTCCTTTAAGTTAACTCCAGCTATAAGGTATTCTATGCAGAGTTAAAACTACAACCAAACTGTAATAGCTGCAAATGTAAGAGTACATACAGTAGAATTTAGGGTCAAACAGTACATACTACGTGACCCTGGTCTTGTAAGGACAGTTTGCACTGCATGTGGTTCGTACATTATCTTGGCACAGAATGTTTGGAGTGGTGACTTGATTTATAATCTGAATGAGTTCAAGTGTGTGCAAATTTACTGAGCACAATATGCTTTTATATCCCCACAGGCAATCGCAGCATTATCACATTCATAAATAAAGCTGTTGCAGTGATTAAGTGGCTGATTATCTTATTTGCATGCTTTCAATGTGATAGGTGGCTGAAAATATGATACCAGTTTTATTATCATGGAGTCTTAGCACTactaaatgtttttgtgttgtcctGTACGCTGATGTAGGACAAAGTCTGACAGGATGAATGGTTCTGATTACCTGATGTGTATAAGGGAACATGAGGATCATAAGCTTCTTCAATACATATCTGGTGTCGACAGCGAAGAAGTATTTCAGCTTGTTCACAGACATGTATCTGCTGATCTGAAAGGCAAAGGAAGTGCAAACATTAACTTAACAGATGAGGTGTGACAGTCTGCCAAAGTTAATAAATACAGCTGAGTCACAGTTTTAAAGAAGGCTGCGCCTGCCCTCAGGGTTGTGCATCACTTTGGATTGACACCCAGTATGCGTAACCACCTGTGTACCAAAGTTGCCAATCCAGTAAAACAatatcagttttatttatgtgccATCCACAGgcgttttcatttcattcctttATTCCTGGGTGATGAAATTCATTGACTATTATCTTATATGAGAAAATGGACCAGAAAATGGTGTGTTTGACTGAAAACTGTCCACTAAAAATGACATGCCTTAGATGTTCAAGATTCAATTGTCAAAAGGCTCTGAAAGTGATTCATGTCTGGCAAAACGGAATTGGACGGTAGCTGAAAATCAGAAAGTACTAGGTATTAGACTGCTCCTGGAGAGTGACAATTAAGGAATACATCTGTGTGTGGTTCTCTATGTTGCAAAACTTCAAATAATGAACTTGTGAGAGCAAGAGTCACTAtttggggtaaaaaaaaaaaaattagaacaaggaaaacatttattgtttcaaaGTTGTAAAGCAAACTGCTTTATTTTAGACAACTCCATTCTCTTGCTTAGACCTTTTATCTTATCACATATATTAAGAGTCAGGCTGTGTCATATatgacagctgcagagaaattTCAGGACGTTGTGAAAATTGTTCAGAATGTGTTCAGAGTTCCTTTAAACGAGGGACAGGTGTAAAGTTTTGCCAATTAACCAACTGAGTCTTTGACCTTATTAATAGGTTACTGTGTCAACAACCCATTCCCCTTCATTCAACCACATACAGTAGCATACATCATATTTGGAATATCCCTCATATCATATCCCTATGAATATCCTGCATTTCCTTACCTCTTTGTTTACCATATCCTTTCCTTGGCTGGCTAATGAGGAGCCATACATGATTGCAGCATTGGCCATTGGGTCAGTAAACAGGTTGTCCACTCCAGTACCTCCGTGCATGTCATTTGTGGGTCCCATATTGTACCCAGGAGTGTAGTATGCCTGACTGTTCATTGCTGGTGCTGCAGAGCTGGTGTCgtcaaacagaacagaatcTGCTGTGGGTGGAGCTGCACGGGCTCTTGGTTTAGCTGTGAAAAATATGGACACAACAGAGAAAATTGTGTGAATTTAAACttacatgaaaaaatatttaaaaattactGATGATCTTACATAGAGTTACTAGCTTTTTAACAACAATatcaaacataaacatacacttAAATCCACCCTATTTGGCTGATAGGGTAGTATCTTCACAAAAGGTTGATTCACCTTTGACGTTGCCATCTTGGATGTAGTTTGGGATGCTGCTGAATTGTACCACATTTGTTTCTTATATTTTGTCCACCCATTGTACTGTAAATCAATTACAGTATAAAAGCAAGATTTATTCAAGTACTGGTacattagactgcattagttttatcTAGATGTACCTCATTAAGTGGACGTTTTTAGTGTCAATCACCAGTCATGTGACAGGTATGCTGGGGCCTCTATGTCTTACTCTCTTAGGAAAATAGGAAGTAGACACTACACTGGATATTTTGTAAATTTTTTGCACAACTGATAACTGATGGTAACATGGTGATTCACATTTCCACTTACTTGCTCGGTAACCATGATGCGGCAATTCCATTGTGACGTTCACTGCGCTGACGTTAGCttagaataaaaaacaatgaGACGTTAGCCACATTTCATCTTATTTAACGCTCAGTCACACTAAGTCACCTTGGTCAGCAAGCTAAGTAATGCACTGCGATGTTGTGCCACAGCTAACATTGATAGCATTACATTACTTGATATCAGTAAGCGACTAGCTTGGGACACTTTTATGCTAACACTCGCTAGCTACCAAGCTAACCTACATATAAACTTACTTAACGGTAATCACTGTTGCTGCCAGTTAATGCTAGTTACCTAGCCAGGCGAGCTAAGTTAATAACATCATATTTTCAAGTAATACTCAGTATAGCCACACATGTTACAAAGTCTATTCAACAGTAGCATTTCAAAAGTCCACACAACTTATCTAAGGTATAACATTATGGTTATTAAGTAAATAACGAGCATACGAGCACTTACCTACACCGCTAACGCTGTTAGCTAGCTACGTGGCTACCAGACTGTTCGGGCTGATCCCACCCATCCACAGCGGTTGGTTGACTTCAGTGTGCCTGCGTGGCAGAAAACAGAGTAAGTAGAAGACATAGTTCACAGTACACAGTCGTATCAGGACATACAGTGAAGGGTCTATGCACTTGCACGTCAGGATTTGCTTTCCGTTTCTTTCCTATCCATGCTTAACTGTTTGGGGGGACAGATGGGAAGGTTTCATTTCACCTTTAAGATTACACAAACTTAGTGCATCTCTGAGCAGAAAACACCACTGGACCAACACCAGAAATATAACAGCATCATAAAGAAGACACAGTTTCCCTTTTATCAAATATACTGAAACTAAATTTAGCAGACAGATATATTTTGAAACACGCAGGTAGGCTGTCAGAGAAAGGCGGTGGGGGAAAGGGCGCAAATGTTTAtcttattttgactttgactgacTTTTCATGCTATAGAATAATATTGTGCACtcaaaacaagaacagaaagaagaaagagaattACAGATTAAATGCTAATGCATTGCCAGACCACCTGCAAAATTGTTTTAGTGATTACAGGTTAATGCAtgaagtcaagtcagttttatttatttatttcagagtAATCAAGCACATTCACTAGTACTCTATTTAAGTccaattttgaggtacttacactccactacattttagTCTGCATTATTTATCCCATGTGGTTGAAGTTGCAGATGAAGAtttctgaaaacatgaaaacatgaaacaactAAACAGTAGTctatatgtacacacatatatatatgatgAAGATTAATTTAGCTCCATCTGGACCAGCTGCATTGCTGCTACTTTCATTTTTGCTACTGAAGAACATTTAATTGCTAATacttaaaaaatacaattaacatcaaataaaataaaaacatatgtactttttttaaacaagtgCTTCTACTTTGACTACTATACTGATGAATAGATACTTTAAATAATCTGTACTTTTATTGCCTCTACTGTAATGGACAGTGCATCACaatgtgtacttttacttagcTACATCTATACCTTAAAAAATTGATTACCAGGCTGACAGAAAGTGATGTACAACATTTGCCACACTATTTACAGTAAGAATGTGATATGTGAATTATtgtaatattacattttattcatatatttttttaatcaaagtaaTCATTAATTGATATTAGGACTAATAGAAATGACATAATACAAGTATGCCAACAGTACCTCAACAAACCATGATCTGGACAATCACAACTGTCTTGTACAGGAATGTTCAAAAACTGCACTGTACAATCACAGTAAGATAAGGTCTATCCATGACACTTGTGCATGAATTGACAAGGCATGAATTGCAACACCCACTAAACCAAATAAATGTACTCAAGTGTGTAGCATCAGGATGCTGTTATGCTCTGTGAAGCACGTGTgtgtgggatgtgtgtgtgggatgggtgagtgggtgggtgggtgtggatGAGTTGCCTGCATACATGTGGAGATTTTTAGGGTGAGTAAGTGGCAATGGAATCTAAACTTCCTTCATCCCCAGAAACCACtccaaaatgttacttttgGAGGGAAATGTGgtgtaaaacagaaaccaacaacTTACTCACACTCCCATATGTGAATATACATTGACAAACCATTTAAGAAATGATCGAAATGGGCATGTATGTTCAGCAGACCTTTCCtggtcaaataaaaaaataaaagaaacaaccAGTAGATCAGTGGAAGTGTTATCAAGGAAAAAAAGTGCCCAACATGTTGTGACATGTCACAATTAGAGACACAGCAACTGTGTCATCATTGCATTCCTGAAGCTTTAGTCACCTGACGCTCACCTTTACCCTATATTCCCATCACCTGATACCTGTGTCCTCATTATTACAGACTGTAATATTGTTGAAATCTGAAATATGAGACTTAGCAGTCAAATGGAAAGATGAGCAACAAGTATATAGCTTTTTGAATGCCATGCTGCTGgcagtttcagtttttgtctctATTGTCATTCATAAGTTATGAAGAGACCAAAGCCCACAATGAAATGTCCCAACTGCTATATAAATGAGAATACTTAATCAGtaattttctttcctctcaacACCAGACTTTTTTAGTGGACTAGAAACTGTCTTTGCAATTACCTTTGATgactctttaaaaaacaaaagtcaatCCTTAGTCCTCAGAGAAGAATTAGCAGTAATGTGAGACACTGGTTCAACAGTCAGCAGCTAGGAGAAAACAGCCCTTGCCGGGAACTCTGTCCTTGGGGACTGCAAGGTCAGCAGCTGTTGTGTCAGACTAATCTTACCGAATCTACAGCATGCATTTTTTGAATCTGTACTAGGTGCTATATTGTGCTTGCAAGTAAAAAAACAGTCGTTGAAACGGATGGTGAAATAATCGAGCAGCTTTGTGGCAACTGACTCATCTCCACAGGCATGCGTGCACACTGATGTGGTCTATAAAGTGAGAGTGACTGCAGAAAACCTCAGCACAATTAGGCACATGTAGCTTTGCCTACACTGTATAATCTATTTCACTACCCATCCTGTAGTATGTATGCAACCTTGaaattcattcatatttaagATATATGAGTAACAGTTATGCCTTCCTGCTATTAGACCTGACAGCTCTGATGAAAGACCTGATGcagttcatttgttttatttaaaagtacttgtacttttagGAGTACATTTTAAAGTCCAGAATTTCACTTTAACATTAGTTAGTTGGtctagtagtagtagtatataTTAGTAAGGTAGTATATATTCAACTGCAGTTCACATCAATTACTGAATACAAATGCGTTAATCATTTCAAGATATTCGTAAAATATTCATGAAAtgcatctaaaaataaaaactagaaATTTTGAGGTGACttaactgaaaatgaataaaatatattgaaTTACATTCAATTAATGATGAAagattgtttgatttcattaaaatcCTCTCCTACAGTGAGAATTTGAAGTCACTAATTTTACTTTGACACAAGATTTTACTAAGTAGTATACTTTTAGCCACAGTTAAAAATGATATTTATTCctaaatgcaaatgttgttAACTCTCCAGAGGCATTGAAAATGGAAGaattatgtgtgtatttgcactgataaaaaatgcatttatttgtaatttCATAAAGGTAATATTTTAGTTATGTCAAACTCTGTCCACTCTCCCTTTTAAAACTAGCCTATTCGCTTGTTGAAGTTGTACTGATCACACTTAAGCTTTACTTTaaactttttcctctttgctttgtCTAAGTATGGCTAGAATTTTGAATTATAAATCTAACCTTAACGTAAGCAGCCTATTATATAGACCTAAGTGATATTATGTGACAGCACTTCCACTGGAGTAGGAAACTGTAATAGTATTTCAACCACTGCATCAGAAtcacagtgcagaaaaacaacagttgtcGCTAGTAAGGTGAAGcgtctttttctgtgtgaggAATCCCGGGTGTTACTCTCAAGAGGAAACTCTCACCAAATATGGTCAATGACGTCACAACACGTGGTAAGATTCGTGAGAGATTCCAGACAGCACTATTTCCCGTAACCTCGGAGGGGCGTGGTGAACCTATAGTGCCGCTTTAAGAGTTTACAATCTCACAATCATTGCCAGACTTTGGCTTCTGGATGTATGACTAAGGACGACGGGATGTACTGAAAGTCGTTTTCGGAAGTTTTAGGGCGATTTGGAAAAAAACGAGGCGCTATTTGCTTCCTTGTTCACCCCTTGAAACACAATCGTTTGGACTTTACCGATTTACCGCAATAAGGTGGGCTTACCCCAAGTTTGAATTGACATACGAGACTCAACCCGAAAGTAATTTGGTGAGACCTGAAGGCTAAAAAGCCCCGGCTGGATccaattttcttttcctttaaacaGCAAGGATGTATCGAAACTTTGGAAGTCAAGGAAGAGGCAACCCGGCGTACACTGGCAGCGTCTCTGGGTCAAGCTCTGTGTCCCTGGGAAGCACCGGCACCTCAACCACACAACAGGAACAGGTAGGTGTGCTTTCACTAAACTGGGTTACAGGTTATCACAGACACTTGTCGGTCAAATTGGTGACACCGAATGTAAATGAAACTGTAGAAGTAGAAAATTAGTTGTGCCCTTTAAGATACAGTAAAGTAATAAACCTGTAATTGTAACTTGTAATGTATTGTAACTTGTATTGTAATTGTAACTTCACATTATGTATAATTTCTGTGTGGTCATACAAgttattatactgtatttgtatgtaATAGAAAGTTTAActtaatatgttttaatgtaGTTGTTATAATCATGAGTTATTTATTGCGTTATTGATCACATGTTGGATTTAGATCTTCTGTTACAGTACTTGTCCACAAACTTCATCCACATTctttaaaccattttttttccagaaatttACAATGGCTGGCAGCAGTCAGTTTGTACCAAGCCTCAATGCCATCACAACCAACCAGGACCTGCAATGGTTGGTCCAGCCCTCCCTTATGCATCCACCAGGCCCTTCCCGGTCTCCAGCCCCTCCTTACCCAACCCTCTCAGCGGCACGGCCGCTGGGTCCACAGCCTTCCCACTCTCATCTTCTCAGACCAGGGGTCATAAGAGCAGCTGCCAATGCTACCACCTCAACAAGGCGCAGGAACGATGAACATGTAAGTAATTAGTCCTTGAATAACTGAAACCTTATGGAGATATATAGCACCAAAAATCATCTTTTGAAGAGACCCTGATAATTGTGGGTTTGTTGCGTTTCGGCTGTTTGAAAAGCGAGAGTTGTCAACCTGAGGAAATAAAAGGAGCTCTCTAGGGATTCAGACTTTCCCTTGAGGGGTTCCAGATAGTGAAGTGTGGACAGTAGCTCAATCACTTCTGTCTAACTAGTGTGTAATATCCTGTAAGAGTCTATGACACAATTCAGCTATTTCCTTTGGACTTACACATCACATTAATCCGTTAAGAAATAGGACAACATGAGATCATTTAGGTTGTCAATTTTTAGGTCatttaaaaggggaaaaaattgtctccacatacaaacacacattgtttATGTGATTTGATGGTATTTACTTTGAGTCAATGTTGACTCAGGAAAATGGTCACCTGTGACCTGTGACGCACTGCAAAGATCTGCTCTTTGTTCACAAAGCGATGTTACGTCTCAGAACAAGATAGCACGGGTGTTAAAGTGACCCAGTTTCAGCGAAACCTCGACTTTACAAATCATCATCGTGTTCATCAGCGACGCATTGTAATTTTGTGGCTCCAGCAGGCACATGTTGGCACATATCCCCGTCACAGTTTTGTTCTTGGAGTTGTAATTTCATGGTACAGGAAGTGGACTGTCATGTGACTCACAGGGCAAGTCATTTGCTGTGACTCACACCTGAGTCACCACTGGGGTCTGAGTGTGACTCATCAGCTTGAAAGGGCGGGAAATATTGGATCAACAGCAGTTGCTCAGAAAGGCGCTGGATGAAGTCAGCGTTAGGGTGTTACAAAGGCACAAAAgctcaaacatttcaaaatctTTCAGCCGCCGTGACTGTGATgactcacagcacacacatggTGGTAGTGTTTCTCCTGTGTCATGCTGCCTATGGTGGACTCTCAACATGTTTCCATTTGATATTTTGAAATTAGCTTTTTGCCTATAGCAAGAAGGTTTC is a genomic window containing:
- the yif1a gene encoding protein YIF1A, with amino-acid sequence MELPHHGYRATKPRARAAPPTADSVLFDDTSSAAPAMNSQAYYTPGYNMGPTNDMHGGTGVDNLFTDPMANAAIMYGSSLASQGKDMVNKEISRYMSVNKLKYFFAVDTRYVLKKLMILMFPYTHQDWEVRYHRDTPLTPRQDVNAPDLYIPTMAFITYILLAGMALGIQQRFSPEVLGLCASTALVWVIIEVLVMLFSLYLLTVHSDLSTFDLIAYSGYKYVGMIFTMLCGLVFGSDGYFVGLAWSSCALMFFIVRSLKMKILPSLSSDSMGTGSSAKPQFRLYITVAAAVFQPVIIYWLTSHLIR